The genomic window ACCGTCAGGCGGGCGTGCTCGCCACCGTGATGGTGCAGGAGGGCACGCTGCACGTCGGCGACTTCCTCGTGGTGGGCGAGGGCTACGGCAAGATCAAGGCGCTGACCGACACGAACGGCGGGCGCATCAAGGATGCCGGGCCGAGCACGCCCGTGCAGGTGCTGGGCTTCTCCGAGACGCCCGTCAGCGGCGAGACGGTTCGCAGCGCGAAGAACGAACACCAGGCGCGCGAGGTCGTGGCGGGGCGCGTGGGCGTGCGGCGCGACGCCGAGGACGCGCGGGGCCGCCGCCGCCTGACCCTGGAGGAGATGATGGGGCCGCTGGGCGAGACGCGCACGGTGAACGTCATCCTGCGCGCCGACACCCAGGGCAGCCTGGAGGCCATCCAGGGCATCCTCGCCAAGAAGGAGACGGACGACGTGAAGATCAACGTTCTCCTCTCCGGCATCGGCTCGCCGACCGAGGGCGACGTGCTGCTCGCCTCCACCGCCGAGGCGACCATCCTGTGCTTCAGCGTGACGGCGGCGGGCGGCGTGAAGAAGATGGCCGAGCAGAAGGGCATCGACCTCAAGAGCTTCCGTATCATCTACGAGCTGATCGACGAGGTGGACCGCCTCATCAAGGGGACCGTCGAACCCGTCTTCGAGGAGCGCTACCTGGGCCGGGCCGAGGTCCGCATGATCATCAAGCACCCCAAGAGCGGCAACATCGCGGGGTCCTACGTGACCGACGGGCTGCTGCGGCGCAACGCGAAGGCGAAGGTCACGCGCGGCAAGCAGGTCGTGTACCAGGGCACCATCGTCGGTCTCAAGCGTTTCAAGGACGATGTGCGCGAGGTGCAGACCGGTTACGAGTGCGGAATCAACGTCGACTGGAACGAGGTGCAGGAGGGCGACATCATCGAGGCGACCGAGATGGTGGAAGTGACGCAGGCGTAGGGAGCGGCCAGCTTCCAGCGACCAGCGGCCAGCAACAGATAAAAGAGAGGGGTAGCTTCCCAAAGTGGGGGCTGCCCCTCTTCGTTGTGGGGGAGAAGGCTAGTTGTTGAAGTTGCGCGGGGTGGTCTGGCCGTCGCGGGTGGGGGCGTTGCGCCGCCCGCCGAAGTCGAGGCCGAAGTTGGCGTCGGCCTGGGCGCGGGTGAGGAGTTGCTGGGCCTGGGCCTGGGAGAGACGCCCGGCGCGGACCTCGGCGGTGAGGGTGGTGCGGAGGGCGGCGACGGCGGCGTTGTGGACGGCCTGCGTGCTGACGCCCTTCGCCTGGGCGAGCTGGCGGACGGTCTGCCCGCTCTGGAGCTGCTGGAAGAGGGCCTGCTCGCTCAGGCCGAGCGTGCGGGCGACGGCGGCGCTGATGGCCTGGCCGAGACTGCCACGCGTGCCCCGCTCCTGGGTCTGGGCATTCGGGGCGTTCAGCGCACCCCGCCCGTTGTCGAAGTCGCCGCGCCC from Deinococcus sp. YIM 134068 includes these protein-coding regions:
- the infB gene encoding translation initiation factor IF-2 encodes the protein MSKVRIYTLARDLGVDNGKMLEILGGLGVSYKSVSSTIEDDTVELIKQILEEEKAGGTASTSTAAEPAQASVPQTQAAPQAAATATVEREPEPQAAAAREIPHRAPVVTIMGHVDHGKTSLLDYIRKTKVAAKEAGGITQHVGAFEARTSKGKIVFIDTPGHEAFTTIRARGANVADIAIIVIAADDSLMPQTREAIAHAQAAKVPMIVAINKIDLPQADPDRVKTDLTQLNLVPEEYGGDLIVVPVSARTGEGVEDLLEYISLTAELEDLRADPKGEFSGVVIESRVDRQAGVLATVMVQEGTLHVGDFLVVGEGYGKIKALTDTNGGRIKDAGPSTPVQVLGFSETPVSGETVRSAKNEHQAREVVAGRVGVRRDAEDARGRRRLTLEEMMGPLGETRTVNVILRADTQGSLEAIQGILAKKETDDVKINVLLSGIGSPTEGDVLLASTAEATILCFSVTAAGGVKKMAEQKGIDLKSFRIIYELIDEVDRLIKGTVEPVFEERYLGRAEVRMIIKHPKSGNIAGSYVTDGLLRRNAKAKVTRGKQVVYQGTIVGLKRFKDDVREVQTGYECGINVDWNEVQEGDIIEATEMVEVTQA